From Mauremys reevesii isolate NIE-2019 linkage group 10, ASM1616193v1, whole genome shotgun sequence, the proteins below share one genomic window:
- the AQP9 gene encoding aquaporin-9 isoform X3 translates to MVLGCGSVAQAVLSRGAMGGTVTVSVGFAMAVTMAVYVSGGVSGGHINPAVSLAMCATGRLKWTKLPFYILAQFLGAFVGAAAVFGIYYDAFMNYSGGELIVTGSNATAHIFATYPAPHLSLISGFADQVMSTALLVLVVFAIFDTKNLGVPKGLEPIAVGLLILLLTCSLGMNSGCAMNPARDLSPRIFTAIAGWGFEVFTAGNNWWWVPTVAPMMGGVIGAVTYIIFIEIHHSDTHLEEDTDTYEKYELTNMEKEERICDQHPVRI, encoded by the exons GTGCTTGGATGTGGGTCTGTTGCCCAAGCCGTCCTTAGCCGAGGGGCCATGGGTGGAACGGTAACAGTATCCGTTGGATTTGCAATGGCAGTCACCATGGCAGTGTATGTGTCTGGGGGCGTGTCTG GTGGTCACATAAACCCAGCCGTTTCATTAGCCATGTGTGCAACTGGAAGGTTGAAATGGACCAAATTACCTTTTTATATATTAGCACAATTCCTGGGAGCATTCGTTGGAGCAGCAGCTGTCTTTGGGATTTATTATG ATGCATTCATGAACTACAGTGGTGGAGAGCTTATAGTTACAGGATCTAATGCAACCGCACATATTTTTGCAACCTATCCAGCTCCACATCTGTCCCTGATAAGTGGATTTGCAGATCAA GTGATGTCAACAGCTCTTCTTGTTCTGGTTGTCTTTGCTATTTTTGACACCAAAAATTTGGGTGTACCAAAGGGCTTGGAACCAATTGCAGTTGGCCTACTTATCCTTCTGCTCACTTGTTCCTTGGGAATGAACAGTGGCTGTGCCATGAACCCAGCCAGGGACCTAAGCCCAAGGATTTTCACAGCTATAGCAGGATGGGGTTTCGAAGTATTCAC GGCTGGAAATAACTGGTGGTGGGTTCCTACCGTTGCACCTATGATGGGAGGAGTAATTGGAGCCGTTAcctatattatttttattgaaattcACCATTCAGATACACATCTGGAAGAAGACACTGATACGTATGAGAAATATGAACTTACCAATatggagaaagaagaaagaatTTGTGATCAGCATCCTGTTCGGATTTAA
- the AQP9 gene encoding aquaporin-9 isoform X4 produces the protein MGGTVTVSVGFAMAVTMAVYVSGGVSGGHINPAVSLAMCATGRLKWTKLPFYILAQFLGAFVGAAAVFGIYYDAFMNYSGGELIVTGSNATAHIFATYPAPHLSLISGFADQVMSTALLVLVVFAIFDTKNLGVPKGLEPIAVGLLILLLTCSLGMNSGCAMNPARDLSPRIFTAIAGWGFEVFTAGNNWWWVPTVAPMMGGVIGAVTYIIFIEIHHSDTHLEEDTDTYEKYELTNMEKEERICDQHPVRI, from the exons ATGGGTGGAACGGTAACAGTATCCGTTGGATTTGCAATGGCAGTCACCATGGCAGTGTATGTGTCTGGGGGCGTGTCTG GTGGTCACATAAACCCAGCCGTTTCATTAGCCATGTGTGCAACTGGAAGGTTGAAATGGACCAAATTACCTTTTTATATATTAGCACAATTCCTGGGAGCATTCGTTGGAGCAGCAGCTGTCTTTGGGATTTATTATG ATGCATTCATGAACTACAGTGGTGGAGAGCTTATAGTTACAGGATCTAATGCAACCGCACATATTTTTGCAACCTATCCAGCTCCACATCTGTCCCTGATAAGTGGATTTGCAGATCAA GTGATGTCAACAGCTCTTCTTGTTCTGGTTGTCTTTGCTATTTTTGACACCAAAAATTTGGGTGTACCAAAGGGCTTGGAACCAATTGCAGTTGGCCTACTTATCCTTCTGCTCACTTGTTCCTTGGGAATGAACAGTGGCTGTGCCATGAACCCAGCCAGGGACCTAAGCCCAAGGATTTTCACAGCTATAGCAGGATGGGGTTTCGAAGTATTCAC GGCTGGAAATAACTGGTGGTGGGTTCCTACCGTTGCACCTATGATGGGAGGAGTAATTGGAGCCGTTAcctatattatttttattgaaattcACCATTCAGATACACATCTGGAAGAAGACACTGATACGTATGAGAAATATGAACTTACCAATatggagaaagaagaaagaatTTGTGATCAGCATCCTGTTCGGATTTAA